The following are from one region of the Phormidium sp. PBR-2020 genome:
- the cphA gene encoding cyanophycin synthetase, translating into MKILKILTLRGPNYWSIRRQKLIVMRLDLEDLAERTTDTISGFYETLSELLPSIEDHFCSPGHRGGFLKRVKEGTLLGHVIEHVALEMQTLAGMEVGFGRARSTATPGIYNVVFEYKDERAGRYAARAAVRMCTSIVETGRYPLAELEQDLTDLQDLRDEAALGPSTEALIKEADRRYIPWTQLSARAMIRFGTGVHQKRVQATLTDNTGILGVELACDKEGTKTILADAGIPVPRGTVIHYLDELEDAIADVGGYPVVIKPLDGNHGRGIAINIRSWQEAEASYDAASEESKTRSVIVERYYEGQDHRVLVIDGKLVAVAERVPAHVVGDGKSTIAELVDDVNQDPRRGDGHDNILTRLKLDNTSLQWLDRQGLDAHSIPDKGEVCYLRATANLSTGGIAIDRTDEIHPENRWIAERVAKIIGLDIIGMDIVTSDISRPLRETDGVIVEVNAAPGFRMHVSPSEGTPRNVAKPVLDMLFPPGTPHSVPIISITGTNGKTTTTRLIAHICKQTGQVVGYTTTDGTYIGDFLAEAGDNTGPQSAGLILGDPTVEMAVLETARGGILRSGLAFEEANVGVVLNVAADHLGIGDIDTIEQMASVKAVVAEAVHPDGYAVLNADDVLVAGMAKNLRSNIAYFSMNPDNEIVRGHVENGGKAAVYQDGYLVVLDGGSMVRIAKAEEVPLTLKGMAPFMIANALAACIATYVQGVELEAIRAGLATFKASVDQTPGRMNLFDLGDFHALVDYAHNAASYEALGGFVRNWPGSCIGVIGGPGDRRDEDFVELGRLSAEIFDQIIVKEDDDTRGRPRGDAADWICKGIEEVNPDARYESILSEEKAINIALDEAPKDSLVVILPESVSRAIRLIKERNPVGDA; encoded by the coding sequence ATGAAAATTCTCAAGATCCTCACGTTACGCGGACCCAACTACTGGAGTATTCGCCGCCAAAAGTTAATTGTTATGCGTCTCGACCTAGAGGATCTAGCCGAGCGGACTACGGACACCATCTCTGGCTTCTACGAAACCCTCAGCGAACTGCTGCCGAGTATTGAAGATCATTTCTGTTCTCCGGGCCATCGCGGTGGTTTCCTTAAACGAGTTAAGGAGGGAACATTACTGGGTCATGTGATTGAGCATGTGGCCCTGGAAATGCAAACCCTCGCGGGCATGGAAGTGGGCTTTGGCCGCGCTCGCTCGACGGCGACTCCGGGAATTTACAATGTTGTCTTTGAGTATAAGGACGAACGGGCAGGCCGTTATGCCGCGCGGGCAGCGGTGCGGATGTGTACCAGTATTGTGGAAACGGGCCGTTATCCCCTGGCTGAGTTAGAACAGGATTTAACGGATTTACAGGATTTACGGGATGAAGCGGCCTTAGGTCCGAGTACCGAAGCCCTGATTAAAGAAGCCGATCGCCGCTATATTCCCTGGACGCAACTTAGTGCTAGGGCCATGATCCGCTTTGGGACGGGAGTCCATCAGAAGCGGGTTCAAGCCACCCTCACTGATAACACGGGCATTCTGGGGGTGGAACTGGCTTGTGACAAAGAAGGCACGAAAACCATTCTGGCTGATGCGGGGATTCCGGTTCCTCGGGGAACGGTGATTCATTATCTTGATGAACTCGAAGATGCGATCGCCGATGTGGGGGGCTATCCGGTGGTGATTAAACCCCTCGATGGCAACCATGGCCGAGGCATTGCTATTAATATCCGCAGTTGGCAGGAAGCGGAAGCCTCCTATGATGCGGCGAGTGAAGAATCCAAAACTCGTTCTGTGATTGTGGAACGCTACTACGAAGGCCAAGACCATCGGGTTCTGGTGATTGATGGCAAATTGGTGGCGGTGGCGGAACGGGTGCCGGCCCATGTGGTGGGAGATGGCAAATCGACCATTGCTGAGTTGGTGGATGATGTGAACCAAGATCCCCGCCGAGGCGATGGTCACGACAATATCCTGACCCGGCTGAAACTGGATAACACCAGTTTGCAATGGTTAGATCGTCAAGGTCTCGATGCCCATAGTATTCCCGATAAGGGCGAGGTGTGTTATCTACGAGCGACGGCGAACCTCAGTACCGGCGGGATTGCTATTGATCGCACCGATGAGATTCACCCAGAAAACCGTTGGATTGCCGAACGGGTGGCTAAGATTATTGGCTTGGATATTATCGGCATGGATATTGTCACCTCGGATATTTCCCGGCCGCTGCGGGAGACGGATGGGGTGATTGTGGAAGTCAACGCTGCGCCTGGGTTCCGGATGCACGTCAGTCCCAGTGAGGGGACTCCCCGCAATGTGGCTAAACCGGTGTTGGATATGCTGTTTCCGCCGGGAACGCCCCACAGTGTGCCGATTATCTCGATTACGGGAACCAATGGCAAGACGACGACGACACGCTTGATTGCTCATATTTGTAAGCAAACGGGTCAGGTGGTGGGGTACACCACGACGGATGGAACCTATATTGGTGACTTTTTGGCGGAGGCTGGCGATAATACGGGGCCCCAGAGTGCGGGCCTGATTTTGGGAGACCCCACGGTTGAGATGGCGGTGTTGGAAACTGCGCGCGGGGGGATTCTTCGCTCGGGGTTAGCCTTTGAGGAAGCTAATGTGGGAGTGGTCTTGAATGTAGCCGCAGACCATTTGGGCATTGGTGATATTGATACGATTGAACAGATGGCCAGTGTGAAAGCGGTGGTGGCTGAGGCGGTTCACCCGGATGGCTATGCGGTTCTCAATGCCGATGATGTGTTGGTGGCGGGGATGGCGAAGAATCTGCGATCGAATATCGCCTATTTCTCGATGAACCCGGATAATGAGATTGTGCGGGGTCATGTGGAGAATGGTGGTAAGGCGGCGGTGTATCAGGATGGCTATCTGGTGGTTCTTGATGGCGGTTCCATGGTACGGATTGCTAAGGCTGAGGAGGTTCCTCTAACCCTGAAGGGGATGGCGCCGTTTATGATTGCTAATGCCTTGGCTGCTTGTATTGCGACCTATGTGCAAGGGGTTGAGTTGGAGGCGATTCGTGCGGGTTTGGCGACTTTTAAGGCTTCGGTGGATCAGACTCCGGGACGGATGAATCTATTTGATTTGGGTGATTTCCATGCCTTGGTGGATTATGCCCATAATGCGGCCAGTTATGAGGCGTTGGGAGGCTTTGTCCGCAATTGGCCGGGGTCTTGTATTGGGGTGATTGGGGGCCCGGGCGATCGCCGCGATGAGGATTTTGTTGAGTTGGGCCGTCTCTCGGCGGAGATTTTCGACCAAATTATTGTCAAGGAGGATGATGATACTCGGGGTCGTCCTCGGGGGGATGCGGCGGATTGGATTTGCAAGGGGATTGAGGAGGTGAATCCTGATGCTCGTTATGAGTCGATTCTTAGTGAGGAGAAGGCGATTAACATTGCCCTCGATGAGGCGCCGAAGGATAGTTTGGTGGTGATTCTCCCGGAGAGTGTCAGTCGCGCGATTCGTTTGATTAAGGAACGTAATCCTGTGGGAGATGCGTAA
- a CDS encoding FAD-dependent hydroxylase produces MIRCHYDVAIVGGGVVGSALACALRDSGLQVILLDAQSREAALSRQQVYAVTLLTGRILEGIGVWQEILPRINTFRQIRLSDGDRTADVRFLPQDLDLDRLGYVAEHTPLLQGLREFIDKSDNVCCVESAQVETIDYGTDEAIVTYGHEGKTQQLQARLVVAADGGRSPLREAAGISTRGWKYWQSCVTFKVKPEKSHDDIAYEKFQASGPFAILPLPGNRCNVVWTAPHGEAKALMELDEAAFRERLQQRFGSEMGRVELASPRYLFPVQLMQSDRYVKPRLALVGDAAHRCHPVGGQGMNLGIRDVAALAEVLQSAQQRGQDIGTLTVLKRYERWRKLENLTILGFTDVLDRLFSNDWWPLVLLRQLGLWGLRHLPPVKTTALRLMTGLLGRQPQLAQD; encoded by the coding sequence ATGATCCGCTGCCACTATGATGTTGCCATTGTCGGCGGTGGGGTGGTTGGAAGTGCCCTGGCCTGCGCCTTACGGGATTCCGGCTTACAGGTAATTCTCCTCGATGCTCAGTCCCGAGAGGCGGCCCTGTCTCGACAACAGGTCTATGCCGTTACCCTGCTCACGGGACGGATTCTGGAGGGAATTGGGGTCTGGCAGGAGATTTTGCCCCGCATTAATACCTTTCGCCAAATTCGTCTGTCTGATGGCGATCGCACCGCTGATGTGCGCTTTCTGCCTCAAGATTTAGACCTAGACCGTTTGGGCTATGTGGCGGAACATACCCCCCTCCTGCAAGGATTACGAGAATTTATTGACAAATCCGACAATGTATGCTGTGTCGAATCAGCGCAAGTTGAGACGATTGACTATGGGACCGACGAGGCGATCGTGACCTATGGTCATGAAGGCAAGACCCAGCAGCTTCAGGCCCGGCTGGTGGTGGCGGCCGATGGGGGGCGATCGCCGCTGCGGGAAGCGGCGGGAATTTCCACCCGAGGCTGGAAATACTGGCAATCCTGTGTCACCTTCAAAGTTAAGCCCGAAAAATCCCACGACGACATCGCCTATGAGAAGTTTCAGGCCAGTGGTCCCTTCGCCATTCTGCCCTTACCGGGAAACCGCTGTAACGTGGTCTGGACGGCCCCCCATGGGGAAGCTAAAGCCCTGATGGAACTCGATGAGGCGGCGTTTCGGGAGCGACTGCAACAGCGATTTGGTTCGGAGATGGGACGGGTTGAGTTGGCCAGTCCCCGCTATTTATTTCCGGTGCAACTGATGCAGAGCGATCGCTATGTCAAGCCTCGTTTAGCCCTCGTTGGCGATGCGGCCCATCGCTGTCATCCCGTGGGTGGCCAGGGGATGAACCTCGGGATTCGGGATGTGGCGGCCCTGGCGGAAGTGCTTCAGTCCGCCCAGCAGCGGGGTCAAGATATTGGTACGTTGACGGTCTTGAAGCGATATGAACGCTGGCGTAAACTGGAAAACCTAACCATTCTCGGCTTTACCGATGTCCTCGATCGCCTCTTTTCTAACGACTGGTGGCCCCTAGTGCTGCTGCGTCAACTAGGATTATGGGGGTTACGCCATCTTCCCCCAGTCAAGACAACGGCGTTACGATTAATGACTGGCTTACTGGGTCGTCAACCCCAGTTGGCTCAAGATTAG
- a CDS encoding glycosyltransferase — MDSLIFLLLLLQLPAVAILLSRLAAGPTRKPPLTPQVLLGDRLGTVGVIVPTLNEVHRLSPCLTGLTQQAHEVRSIVVVDSRSEDGTQGLVESFAQRDPRVRLIEDDPLPPDWVGRPWALHNGYRYFAAPTDSSVESESAPKPSLPPVEWLLGIDADTQPQPGLVAGLVAEAEREGYDLVSLSPRFILKYPGELLLQPALLMTLLYRFGPTGSPSPSAERVMANGQCLLVRRSVLQAIDGYHCARRSFCDDVTLAREVARRGYRVAFWDGCQLLKVRMYDGAAETWREWGRSLDLKDASSWGQTWSDVWLLWMLQGLPLPLLLGSLLVWGPGTPLGGILVGLNALLLLIRVALGWAIAPSYDRAQSQGAWLFWLSPLADPLAALRISLSALHRPTQWRGRVYNMNNDA, encoded by the coding sequence ATGGATAGCCTGATTTTCCTTTTGCTGCTGCTTCAGCTTCCGGCTGTGGCCATTCTCTTGTCTCGCTTAGCCGCAGGCCCCACTCGTAAACCCCCCCTCACTCCCCAAGTCCTGTTGGGCGATCGCTTGGGGACGGTGGGGGTCATTGTGCCGACGCTCAATGAAGTTCACCGCCTCAGTCCCTGTTTAACGGGATTGACGCAGCAGGCCCATGAGGTGCGATCGATTGTGGTGGTGGATAGTCGTTCTGAGGATGGCACTCAAGGGTTAGTAGAATCCTTCGCCCAACGAGATCCTCGGGTGCGCCTGATTGAAGATGATCCCCTACCCCCGGATTGGGTGGGCCGTCCCTGGGCCCTCCATAACGGTTATCGCTATTTTGCTGCCCCCACTGATTCCTCGGTCGAGTCTGAGTCTGCCCCTAAACCGAGCTTACCCCCGGTGGAGTGGCTGTTAGGGATTGATGCGGATACGCAACCCCAGCCCGGATTGGTGGCGGGATTGGTGGCGGAGGCGGAACGGGAGGGCTATGATTTGGTCTCTCTGTCGCCGCGCTTTATTTTGAAATATCCTGGTGAGTTATTGCTGCAACCGGCGTTGTTGATGACTCTGCTGTATCGCTTTGGCCCCACGGGAAGCCCCAGTCCCTCGGCGGAACGGGTGATGGCCAATGGGCAATGTTTGTTGGTGCGACGCTCGGTGTTGCAGGCCATTGATGGCTATCACTGCGCCCGTCGCTCGTTCTGTGATGATGTCACCTTGGCGCGAGAGGTGGCCCGGCGCGGCTATCGGGTGGCCTTTTGGGATGGCTGTCAGTTGCTGAAGGTGCGGATGTACGATGGGGCGGCGGAAACTTGGCGGGAATGGGGGCGATCGCTTGACCTCAAGGATGCCTCCTCTTGGGGACAGACTTGGAGTGATGTTTGGCTACTCTGGATGCTGCAAGGACTGCCGCTACCGCTGCTGTTGGGGTCCCTCCTGGTTTGGGGGCCGGGAACGCCTTTGGGGGGCATTTTGGTGGGGCTGAATGCCCTGCTGTTGCTGATTCGGGTGGCTTTGGGTTGGGCGATCGCCCCGTCCTATGATCGCGCTCAGTCCCAAGGGGCCTGGCTGTTCTGGCTCTCCCCCCTGGCGGACCCTCTGGCGGCCCTGCGGATTTCTCTCTCGGCGCTGCATCGCCCCACTCAGTGGCGAGGTCGTGTTTATAATATGAACAACGACGCTTAA